GGAGGCGCTGGCCGAACTGGTCGCCGGGATGCGTGACGGCAGTGGCACCGGCAGCGGGCCGCTCGCGCCGCGGGGTGCGGAATCGTGGCTGGAGCGGTTGGCTGGGGTCAGGCTGGGGCGGCCCAGCCGTCAGACGCAAGCCTAGAAGGGAGCGTCGTGACCGAAACTGTCGACGCGGTCGTCGTTGGGGCGGGCCAGAACGGCCTCGTGGCGGCGAACGTGCTCGCCGACGCCGGGTGGAGCGTGCTCGTGCTCGAGGCCGCGCCGGAGCCCGGTGGCGCGGTGCGCAGTGCAGAGGTCACCGCGCCCGGGTTCCGCAGCGACCTGTGCAGCGCGTTCTACCCGCTCGGCTACGCGTCGCCGGTGTTGCGGGAGCTGGGGCTGGACTCCTACGGCCTGGTGTGGAGGCACGCGCCGCTGGTGCTGGCCCACGTCCTGCACGACGACCGGTGCGTGGCGTTGTCCAGGGACCTCGACGAGACGGCTGCCTCGGTCTCGACCTTCGCCGCCAAGGACGGCGACGCCTGGCGTGACGCGTTCGCGCAGTGGGAGAGGGTGCGCGACGACCTGCTGGAATCGGTGCTGCGCCCGTTCCCGCCGGTGCGCTCGGCGTCGAGGCTGGTGCGCCGGATCGGGGTCGCGGAAACCCTGCGGCTGGTGCGGATGGTGACGCTGCCGGTGCGGCGGCTGGGTGAGGAGCTCTTCGACGGCGAGGGCGCGCGGTTGCTGTTCGCCGGCAACGCCCTGCACACGGATCTTGGTCCGGACAACGCGGGCAGCGGTGTGTTCGGGTGGCTGCTGGGGATGGTCGGGCAGGACGTGGGGTTCCCGGTGCCGGAGGGCGGCGCGGACCGGATCATCACGACACTGGTGCGCCGTCTCGCCGACCGCGGTGGCCGGGTCGAGTGCAACCGCCGGGTCCGGGACGTGCTGATCGCGGGCAACCGGGCGATGGGTGTGCGGGACGAGCACGGTGAACTGGTGCGGGCCAAGCGGGCGGTGCTGGCGGACGTGCCGGCCCCGGCGCTGTACCGGGAGCTGGTCGGGGAGGAGCACCTGCCCGCCCGGTTGGTGTCCGACCTGGACCGTTTCCACTGGGACAACGCGACGATCAAGGTCGACTGGGCGTTGAGCGGGAAGATCCCGTGGACGGCCGAAGCGGCGCGCCGGTCGGGCGTGGTACACCTGGACGCGGACCTCGATGGGCTGACCGCGTACGGCGCGGACCTGGCGTGCAGCCGCGTGCCCGAGCGGCCGTTCCTGTTGCTGGGCCAGATGACGACGACGGACCCGTCCCGCTCCCCGGCGGGCACCGAGGCGGTGTGGGCGTACACGCACGTGCCCCGCGGCGAGCGTTGGGACAGGGACCGGCTGGAGCGCTACGCCGACCGGATGGAAGAACTCATCGAGCGACGCGCACCCGGCTTCCGCAGCCTGATCAAGGCGCGGTGCCCGCAGGGCCCGGCGGAGCTGGAGGCACTCAACCCGAGCCTCGTACAGGGCGCGATCAACGCCGGCACCGCGGCGATCCACCAGCAGTTCGTGTTCCGCCCAGTCCCCGGCTTGTCGAGGGCCGACACCCCAGTTGATCGGCTCTACCTGGCCGGCGCCTCGGCCCACCCCGGCGGGGCTGTGCACGGAGCACCAGGAGCCAACGCCGCAAGGGCAGCACTAGCGCGCAACGGATTCACCGGCGGCCTATACGCAGCCGCAATACAAACAGCACAACGAGCCATCTACTCGTAGCGAACCGCCGCCCGGCAACGCAACGCCACCGACTACCCCAACCAGACCTCCCCCGCCCCCGATCCACAGCCGATCTTTAGTCGCCGACCAGGGTTGTCAAGGCACGCTTTCCCGCCTTGACAACCCTGCTCGGCGACTGAAACACAATCAGGCATCGGGGGCGGGGGTGGTCGAAAGGTGACCGTTCGGCGCCGCAAGGCGCACCGCCCGCAGGGCGGAAAAAGATCAAAAGAGTCCTCGCCGGACGGGCAGGCTCCGGGATGACAGAAAAGCACTTCACCTCACCTTGGCGAGGTGGCTGGGTGGTCATCCCGTCGCCTTCCGGTTTGTGCATATCACCTTGAGCCAGGGCCGCAAGGTTGGCATGTTCGGCCGCCGGAGAGAGCCCGGGTTGCGGCCCTGGCTCAAGGTGATGGCGCCGGTGTCAGGCGACGGGATGACCACCCAGCTGCCTTGGGTTTGGTTCAAAGGTCGCGGTGCACCGCGATGTCCGCCAAGCGCTTCAGGCTTTCGGTGTTCCGTGGGGCCAGCATGGCTGCTTGCACACGCTCGGGCAGCAGGCTGAGCGGGCCCCGCGCCAACCTCTCCGCCATCTGCACCTCGGTGCCGCCCTCGGTGTCGGGCGTCAGGGTCAGCGTGATCTTCGCGGAGCCCATCGGCCACATGCGAGCCTCCAGTTCGAGGAGCTTGTTCTCCTCGACCGCGAGCACGCAGCTCACGTCCTGCACGTTGAACGGCCACGGCCCGACGCTGTGGTGGATCCGCGAACCGACCCGGGGCCAGTCGCTGTCCACCTGCCGGATGTGCGAGGCGCCCACGACCCAGCCCGCGTAGGTCCAGCCGTCGGCGAGGACGGTGAACACCTTTTCGGGCTGCACGGGAATCCGCTTGCTCACCACGATCATCTCTCGCTCCCCGGCTCGGTCCATCGGCAGCGAGTACCCCACGCGGGAGCGGGACAATCAGCTCGCTTCGGTCGCGGGCGGCGCCACGGCCTCCTCGAGCGACGACGTGATCCGCAGCTGCTCGTCGAGCCGGGTCACCTCCAGCGGCCGCAGCACGGCGCGGCTGGTGGCCACGACCCGCAGCTCCACCGAGTTCTCCTCGCACCTCTGCT
The window above is part of the Amycolatopsis thermoflava N1165 genome. Proteins encoded here:
- a CDS encoding phytoene desaturase family protein, whose product is MTETVDAVVVGAGQNGLVAANVLADAGWSVLVLEAAPEPGGAVRSAEVTAPGFRSDLCSAFYPLGYASPVLRELGLDSYGLVWRHAPLVLAHVLHDDRCVALSRDLDETAASVSTFAAKDGDAWRDAFAQWERVRDDLLESVLRPFPPVRSASRLVRRIGVAETLRLVRMVTLPVRRLGEELFDGEGARLLFAGNALHTDLGPDNAGSGVFGWLLGMVGQDVGFPVPEGGADRIITTLVRRLADRGGRVECNRRVRDVLIAGNRAMGVRDEHGELVRAKRAVLADVPAPALYRELVGEEHLPARLVSDLDRFHWDNATIKVDWALSGKIPWTAEAARRSGVVHLDADLDGLTAYGADLACSRVPERPFLLLGQMTTTDPSRSPAGTEAVWAYTHVPRGERWDRDRLERYADRMEELIERRAPGFRSLIKARCPQGPAELEALNPSLVQGAINAGTAAIHQQFVFRPVPGLSRADTPVDRLYLAGASAHPGGAVHGAPGANAARAALARNGFTGGLYAAAIQTAQRAIYS
- a CDS encoding SRPBCC family protein; the protein is MIVVSKRIPVQPEKVFTVLADGWTYAGWVVGASHIRQVDSDWPRVGSRIHHSVGPWPFNVQDVSCVLAVEENKLLELEARMWPMGSAKITLTLTPDTEGGTEVQMAERLARGPLSLLPERVQAAMLAPRNTESLKRLADIAVHRDL